One genomic region from Pararge aegeria chromosome 14, ilParAegt1.1, whole genome shotgun sequence encodes:
- the LOC120629252 gene encoding CLIP domain-containing serine protease 14D-like produces the protein MRRYYYISLTLFWINILFASAVRKDICEQCVKIEECPSFAHLNKHEQQVWLEQVPCEGQQAIEATTIFGFSPVAKGDYVCCPKSNIWENKDNNGGFSLIAENINKTANKSNIIRPNNTGKRENLQQLYQNQYPGQDYNSNIYEPNNPNYQNQVYDNRNPYGQNHGQNYGQNGQNNLYGRNPNYAQYPSDGNVWSDPRQPGVMTVNPGQNQNAWQNPNGYPQQQPQQRNPYYNNGNGNGNSFSRPNSGNQCAAQTILPDPQTQCCGRDMSNTATITDLQNLLNIYAPSDHQSWPSQNRPHRQPHQTRPLYPQRQKLSENNTEVEINLDDRIAGGKETELDQFPWTVLLKMTFKRGNKMSVFNCGGSLISRRYVLTAGHCVFEQGAVLTGINVTLAEYDKRTFPRDCKYDLGRKPKCIDNVLMFAEEVILHPQYDDEQLHNDIALVRLQGYAPYTRFIRPICLPPINIDNDDLSNLPLAVAGWGRNGKYVSPIKQSTVVHLVPHDQCQEAYRYLSNSHLCAAGRTGEDTCKGDSGGPLMMLFRESYYVIGVVSGKRADTPCGSSVPSLYTNVYLYVPWIKSNIKN, from the exons atgagacgatattattacataagtttaacTCTGTTTTggattaacattttatttgcgAGTGCCGTCAGAAAAG ATATCTGTGAACAATGTGTAAAAATTGAAGAGTGCCCATCGTTTGCACATTTGAATAAACATGAACAGCAGGTGTGGTTGGAACAAGTCCCTTGTGAAGGGCAACAAGCGATAGAGGCAACAACGATTTTTGGATTTTCACCCGTCGCTAAAGGGGACTat GTATGTTgtccaaagtcaaatatttggGAAAATAAGGATAATAACGGAGGTTTTAGCTTAATTGCtgagaatattaataaaacggccaataaatcaaatataataagacCGAATAACACCGGTAAACGAGAAAATTTACAACAGTTATATCAAAACCAATACCCTGGCCAAGATTATAACAGCAATATCTATGAACCCAATAATCCTAATTATCAAAACCAAGTTTATGATAATCGAAATCCATACGGGCAAAATCACGGACAAAATTATGGACAAAATGGGCAGAACAATCTTTACGGGAGAAATCCAAATTATGCTCAATATCCAAGCGATGGCAATGTGTGGAGCGATCCAAGGCAACCAGGGGTGATGACTGTTAATCCTGGCCAGAATCAAAACGCATGGCAAAATCCTAACGGTTATCCACAACAGCAACCGCAACAACGGAATCCATATTATAACAATGGCAATGGAAATGGAAATTCTTTCAGTAGACCAAATTCAGGCAACCAATGCGCAGCGCAAACAATATTGCCAGATCCTCAGACTCAATGCTGTGGCCGCGACATGTCGAACACCGCTACtattacag acttacaaaatcttttaaacatttatgcACCCTCTGATCATCAGTCTTGGCCATCTCAAAACAGACCTCATCGGCAACCTCATCAAACTCGGCCTTTATACCCACAAAGACAGAAACTATCCGAAAATAATACAGAAGTGGAAATTAACCTGGATGACAGAATAGCAG GTGGTAAAGAAACAGAGCTAGATCAGTTTCCTTGGACAGTACTTTTAAAGATGACATTCAAACGTGGCAACAAGATGTCAGTATTTAATTGTGGAGGATCTTTAATTAGTCGGCGATATGTGCTTACCGCTGGACATTGCGTCTTCGAACAAGGAGCTGTATTAACTGG catCAATGTGACACTAGCCGAATATGACAAGAGAACTTTCCCCAGAGATTGCAAGTACGATTTAGGAAGGAAGCCAAAATGTATTGATAACGTCTTGATGTTTGCCGAAGAGGTAATACTTCACCCGCAGTATGATGATGAACAGCTTCATAATGATATAGCACTCGTAAGACTTCAGGGATATGCGCCTTACACAA gATTTATAAGGCCCATTTGCCTTCCACCTATCAACATAGATAACGACGACCTTTCAAATCTACCCCTAGCTGTAGCTGGATGGGGACGCAACGGAAAATATGTAAGCCCAATAAAACAGTCAACTGTGGTGCATTTAGTACCTCATGACCAATGTCAGGAAGCTTACCGGTATTTAAGCAACTCACACCTCTGCGCAGCCGGCCGTACTGGCGAAGATACATGCAAAGGTGATTCTGGAGGACCCCTTATGATGCTGTTCAgagaaagttactatgtaatTGGTGTAGTCAGTGGAAAAAGAGCGGATACACCTTGCGGATCATCAGTGCCGTCGCTTTACACAAATGTTTACCTTTATGTTCCATGGATTAagagtaatataaaaaactaa